Proteins found in one Clostridia bacterium genomic segment:
- the uvrB gene encoding excinuclease ABC subunit UvrB: MREFKLKSNYAPAGDQPKAISKLMAGVEAGMRGQVLLGVTGSGKTFTMANLIQQLGRPTLVIAHNKTLAAQLASEFREFFPRNAVHYFVSYYDYYQPEAYIPQSDTYIEKDAQINDEIDRMRHAATSALVERRDVVIVASVSCIYGLGMPEEYLKQAVVVKRGQGADRDHLLRRLVAIQYSRNDIGITRGTFRVRGDVVEIIPAGGDSGIRVEFFGDEIDRITDVDTLTGEILGARDSAFIYPATHYVTSPERMKAAISAIEQELDARLSELKAGGKLLEAQRLEQRTRFDLEMLQEVGYCSGVENYSRHLAGRDSGDAPATLLDYFPDDYLMFIDESHVTVPQIRGMYFGDRSRKESLVGYGFRLPSAFDNRPLRFDEFERRVNQVIYVSATPAEYERTHSSQVVEQIIRPTGLIDPELTVKPVRGQVDDLLGQIRTTVESGYRVLVTTLTKKMAEDLTDYLRELDVRVRYLHSEIDTMERVEILRDLRLGEFDVLVGINLLREGLDLPEVGLVAILDADKEGYLRSATSLVQTIGRAARNVDGRVIMYADRITDSMKQAISETERRRVIQSSFNEEHGITPASVKTAIRQFGEGGDGVGKAAAGSEASTGRRAGVHGSGAQVPAAAGKAIADSDKEAALDVESMDERELVRHIKYLEEQMKKAAALLEFERAAGIRDNIRDLRRRFASL; this comes from the coding sequence GTGCGCGAGTTCAAACTCAAGTCGAACTACGCCCCAGCTGGGGATCAGCCCAAGGCAATCAGCAAACTCATGGCGGGGGTGGAGGCTGGCATGCGCGGCCAGGTGCTGCTTGGGGTCACGGGCAGTGGCAAGACCTTCACGATGGCCAATCTGATTCAGCAGCTGGGCAGGCCGACGCTGGTGATCGCCCACAACAAGACTTTGGCGGCGCAGCTCGCCTCGGAGTTTCGTGAATTCTTCCCGCGGAATGCGGTGCACTATTTCGTAAGCTATTACGACTACTACCAGCCTGAGGCATACATACCTCAGAGCGACACATACATCGAAAAAGATGCCCAGATCAATGATGAGATCGATAGGATGCGCCATGCTGCAACCTCCGCTCTGGTGGAGAGGCGCGATGTGGTGATTGTAGCTAGCGTCTCGTGCATATACGGCCTGGGGATGCCTGAGGAGTACCTGAAACAGGCGGTCGTGGTGAAACGGGGGCAGGGCGCCGATAGAGATCATCTCCTCCGTAGGCTGGTCGCTATTCAGTACAGCCGCAACGACATCGGTATAACCCGCGGCACATTCAGGGTGCGTGGCGATGTGGTCGAGATCATCCCCGCTGGCGGCGACAGTGGAATCAGAGTCGAATTCTTTGGAGACGAGATCGACCGCATCACTGATGTCGACACCCTGACCGGCGAGATCCTCGGCGCCAGGGATTCAGCGTTCATCTACCCTGCTACTCACTATGTTACGAGCCCTGAGAGAATGAAAGCAGCCATTAGCGCCATCGAACAAGAACTGGATGCACGGCTGTCTGAGCTCAAGGCCGGGGGAAAACTGCTGGAGGCTCAGAGGCTTGAGCAGCGAACACGGTTTGACCTTGAGATGCTCCAGGAGGTTGGGTACTGCTCAGGGGTGGAGAACTACTCCAGGCACCTGGCCGGGAGGGATTCGGGGGATGCGCCGGCCACACTCCTCGACTATTTCCCAGACGACTATCTCATGTTCATCGACGAGTCACATGTGACTGTGCCTCAGATTCGAGGCATGTACTTTGGGGATAGGTCTCGAAAGGAAAGCCTTGTGGGCTATGGATTCCGGCTGCCGTCTGCCTTCGACAACCGACCCCTTCGGTTCGATGAGTTCGAGCGAAGAGTCAACCAGGTCATATATGTGTCCGCCACTCCAGCTGAGTATGAGAGAACTCACTCTTCCCAGGTGGTGGAGCAGATAATCCGCCCGACTGGGTTGATCGATCCGGAGCTAACAGTCAAGCCAGTCAGGGGGCAGGTGGATGACCTTCTCGGCCAGATACGCACCACTGTTGAGAGCGGCTACCGCGTGCTCGTAACGACGCTTACGAAGAAGATGGCTGAGGATCTTACCGACTACCTGCGCGAGCTGGACGTCAGGGTCAGGTACCTTCACTCCGAGATCGACACGATGGAGAGGGTCGAGATCCTGCGCGACCTGAGGCTCGGTGAGTTTGACGTTCTCGTGGGGATCAACCTACTTCGCGAGGGGCTGGATCTTCCGGAGGTAGGGCTCGTGGCCATCCTTGACGCCGACAAAGAGGGCTACCTGCGCTCAGCCACATCTCTTGTTCAGACAATCGGCCGAGCCGCACGAAATGTGGATGGGCGCGTGATAATGTACGCAGACAGGATCACCGACTCGATGAAGCAAGCGATCAGCGAAACCGAACGGCGACGCGTGATCCAGTCAAGTTTCAATGAGGAGCATGGAATCACCCCTGCGTCGGTGAAGACCGCCATCCGGCAGTTCGGAGAGGGTGGGGACGGCGTCGGGAAAGCAGCTGCCGGAAGCGAGGCATCCACAGGCAGGCGCGCAGGCGTCCACGGTAGCGGAGCCCAAGTTCCGGCTGCGGCTGGGAAAGCTATCGCGGATTCGGACAAGGAGGCCGCTCTTGATGTGGAATCCATGGACGAACGGGAGCTTGTGAGGCATATCAAGTACCTTGAGGAGCAGATGAAGAAGGCCGCGGCTCTTCTTGAGTTCGAACGAGCAGCGGGAATTCGGGATAACATCAGGGATCTCAGACGGAGGTTCGCCAGTTTATGA